The Actinomycetota bacterium genome includes a region encoding these proteins:
- a CDS encoding ATP-binding protein codes for MKQNFPADTTSLFPVREFVRTRALGIDLGPQEVNDIVLAVSDACALLLRHSLDTSIVLGWEAGNNEIVVTVEDQDVIRVWAEEGRISPEETLLISDLVDRVHVETVKDTGHTVIRMSKRLGKRGRL; via the coding sequence GTGAAACAGAACTTTCCCGCCGACACCACCAGCCTGTTCCCGGTCCGCGAGTTCGTGAGGACCAGGGCGCTGGGGATCGACCTCGGCCCGCAGGAGGTCAACGACATCGTGCTGGCCGTGTCCGACGCCTGCGCGTTGTTGCTCCGCCACAGCCTCGACACCAGCATCGTCCTCGGCTGGGAGGCGGGCAACAACGAGATAGTCGTGACGGTCGAGGACCAGGACGTAATCCGGGTGTGGGCCGAGGAGGGCCGGATCAGCCCCGAGGAGACCTTGCTGATCTCGGATCTGGTCGACAGGGTCCACGTCGAGACCGTCAAGGACACGGGGCACACCGTGATCCGGATGTCCAAACGACTGGGAAAGCGGGGCAGGCTGTGA
- the grdA gene encoding glycine/sarcosine/betaine reductase complex selenoprotein A yields MFENKQVVVLGERDGVSGGAIQACVEAVGSATVAFAATECFVUTASGAMDLHHQEVILALSKQHGPENLLVLLGSPDAESAQISAETVVLGDPTYAGALTEVQLGLDVYHILEKEIRSEIPEDVFEEQVGLMADVLDAEGITETLGGIRAQKPA; encoded by the coding sequence GTGTTCGAAAACAAGCAGGTGGTTGTCCTGGGTGAACGCGACGGGGTTTCCGGCGGCGCCATCCAGGCCTGCGTCGAAGCGGTGGGAAGTGCAACGGTGGCGTTTGCCGCCACGGAGTGCTTTGTCTGAACGGCCTCCGGGGCCATGGACCTGCACCACCAGGAGGTAATCCTGGCGCTCTCCAAACAACACGGCCCTGAAAATCTGCTCGTGCTTCTGGGATCCCCAGACGCCGAAAGTGCGCAGATTTCAGCGGAAACCGTGGTGTTGGGAGATCCGACCTACGCAGGCGCCTTGACCGAGGTCCAGTTGGGCCTCGACGTTTACCACATTCTCGAAAAAGAAATTCGCTCCGAGATACCCGAAGACGTGTTCGAGGAGCAGGTCGGCCTGATGGCCGATGTTCTGGACGCGGAAGGGATTACCGAAACCCTGGGAGGCATCCGGGCGCAGAAACCCGCTTAG
- a CDS encoding ANTAR domain-containing protein: MDLLRIYQTEPRGFRLVGELDLSCLDQMKPVEEAASAGGDLHLDLTRLTFVDGAGLDRLTSLARTLARSSSKLVALRPQRAIERLLKRTAAVEKLDNLVVSRLSKMVDDTFEAPDLPRDLSRVMVSDYTPEGACRLLAELAVAEIPGAQSAAVIVRNAGHTTCAASSDQLGDGIGALEVQLAEGPSVDVLRTGKRQVSSSLVTEKRWPEFSNRALYSGIASVMSQPLPANGSTFGALAVFSTRESAFTESSFERAANLASHGAVVIANSNLYWQATELTEQLKEALESRAVIDQAKGVLMAREHISPDEAFSLLLKASQTGNVKVRDIALQIVANAQGLRAKGIVA, translated from the coding sequence ATGGATCTTCTGAGGATCTACCAGACAGAACCACGAGGGTTTCGTTTGGTGGGCGAGCTCGACCTCTCCTGCCTCGACCAGATGAAACCGGTTGAGGAGGCGGCATCCGCCGGGGGCGACCTCCACCTTGACCTGACGCGCCTGACCTTCGTCGACGGCGCAGGACTTGACCGCCTCACCAGTCTGGCCCGCACTCTCGCACGCTCCTCGAGCAAGCTCGTCGCTTTGAGGCCCCAGCGGGCCATCGAGCGCCTCCTGAAGAGGACGGCTGCGGTCGAGAAGCTCGACAACCTCGTCGTCTCGAGGCTCTCCAAGATGGTCGACGACACATTCGAGGCACCCGACCTCCCCAGGGACCTCTCCCGGGTCATGGTCTCGGACTACACCCCGGAGGGCGCCTGCAGGCTCCTGGCCGAGCTGGCCGTCGCCGAGATCCCGGGAGCCCAGTCCGCCGCAGTCATCGTACGAAACGCCGGACACACCACCTGCGCCGCGTCGAGCGACCAGCTCGGGGACGGCATCGGGGCCCTGGAGGTCCAGCTCGCCGAGGGACCTTCGGTGGACGTCCTTAGGACCGGCAAGAGGCAGGTCAGCTCGTCGCTGGTGACCGAGAAACGGTGGCCCGAGTTCTCCAACCGGGCCCTCTACTCCGGCATCGCATCGGTAATGTCCCAACCCCTGCCGGCCAACGGCTCGACGTTCGGCGCCCTCGCCGTCTTCAGCACCCGGGAGAGCGCGTTCACCGAGAGCAGCTTCGAGCGCGCGGCAAACCTCGCATCCCACGGGGCCGTCGTCATAGCGAACTCCAACCTCTACTGGCAGGCCACCGAGCTCACGGAACAGCTGAAGGAGGCGCTGGAGTCCCGAGCGGTCATCGACCAGGCCAAGGGCGTCCTGATGGCCAGGGAGCACATCTCGCCGGACGAGGCGTTCTCGCTGTTGCTGAAAGCCAGCCAGACGGGCAACGTGAAGGTTCGGGACATCGCGCTTCAAATCGTCGCCAACGCCCAGGGGCTTCGCGCCAAGGGCATTGTTGCGTGA
- the thiE gene encoding thiamine phosphate synthase → MPAPPPEKLPRNPAGDASALRDRLAAAYLYLVTPATPRAGDLDELLPTVLEAGVDVVQLREKHMEAGPLLRYCEIVRRRTSEFGALFVVNDRVDVAVACGADGVHLGQDDLPPAEARRQLGPVPLIGLSTHSEAQFLAALAAGADYAAVGPVFATPTKPGRPAVGLDLVGFVADRADRPVFVIGGVDPASLSRVLEAGARRVAVVRAIVESADPAAAASLLSSALRPRGARNGFSR, encoded by the coding sequence ATGCCGGCACCGCCTCCCGAGAAGCTACCCCGTAACCCCGCGGGCGATGCTTCGGCGCTTCGCGACAGGCTGGCCGCCGCCTATCTGTACCTGGTGACCCCGGCGACCCCGCGAGCCGGGGACCTCGACGAGCTGCTGCCCACGGTCCTCGAAGCCGGCGTCGACGTGGTGCAGCTTCGGGAGAAGCATATGGAGGCCGGGCCCCTCCTTCGTTACTGCGAGATCGTCCGCCGCCGCACCAGCGAGTTCGGCGCCCTGTTCGTGGTCAACGACCGGGTGGACGTGGCCGTGGCTTGCGGCGCCGACGGCGTCCACCTCGGCCAGGACGACCTCCCGCCGGCCGAGGCCCGCCGCCAGCTGGGGCCCGTGCCCCTCATTGGGCTGTCGACCCACTCGGAGGCGCAGTTCCTTGCCGCGCTGGCCGCCGGCGCCGACTACGCCGCAGTGGGCCCCGTCTTCGCCACCCCCACCAAGCCGGGCCGGCCGGCCGTTGGGCTCGACCTGGTCGGTTTCGTCGCCGACCGCGCCGACCGGCCGGTCTTCGTCATCGGCGGGGTCGACCCGGCCAGCCTGTCTCGAGTACTGGAGGCCGGGGCCCGCAGGGTGGCGGTCGTGAGGGCCATCGTCGAAAGCGCCGACCCGGCGGCGGCCGCATCGCTCCTGAGCTCAGCCCTCAGGCCGCGCGGCGCCC